The Flaviramulus sp. BrNp1-15 genome has a window encoding:
- a CDS encoding PepSY domain-containing protein, whose translation MKNRTYNILFHTHTVSGIVISVVLYVIFFAGSFSFFRDEIVNWERNHTVEQTDDIVLNFDKTLDSLSNNYQLYGRDVELRKYYIEQRVGVSLSASKDSLATEKDKASDFFYVDTKDQSKHTYANSYTLGEFLYRLHFLAQVPYPVGYYLSGFIAFFFLFAIITGVLVHWKKIVSNFYLFRPWSKLKTIWTDAHTALGMIGLPFQFVYAVTGAFFMIKVLLVAPNVMVLYDGNQTKFYEDLGYIHPHFEFENKKLQNNFSIQKYSEKTKAMWDNFNVVEIHIFNYNDANMHVLVNGHLGYNSKFNGGGEAIYKVSTGELVSKKDPTQKTSYLEGVKNVLYRIHYGDYGGYALKFISFLLGLISCFVIISGVMIWLTARDKKNIPEKKRRFNEGVVRIYLAICLSMYPITAASFIAVKVFQPANQSFVYNFYFIGWLLLTVLFILKKDNYFTNKMCLVLGSVFGFLIPITNGLTTGNWIWKSFLNQETQLFFVDAFWIVLASLTLYVSFKLKKNEQKP comes from the coding sequence ATGAAAAACAGAACGTATAACATCCTTTTTCATACACACACTGTTAGCGGCATTGTAATTAGTGTGGTGCTTTATGTAATTTTCTTTGCTGGTTCGTTCTCATTTTTTAGAGATGAAATTGTGAATTGGGAGCGTAATCATACGGTTGAACAAACTGATGATATTGTTTTAAATTTTGATAAAACCCTTGATTCTTTAAGCAATAACTACCAACTTTATGGAAGAGATGTTGAATTAAGAAAATATTATATCGAGCAGCGTGTTGGTGTTTCTTTATCTGCCTCAAAAGATTCGTTGGCTACTGAAAAAGATAAAGCTTCAGACTTCTTCTATGTTGATACCAAAGACCAATCTAAACATACTTATGCCAACTCTTATACATTAGGTGAATTTTTATATCGTTTACATTTCTTAGCTCAAGTCCCTTATCCTGTTGGGTACTATTTATCTGGTTTTATAGCATTCTTTTTCCTGTTTGCCATAATAACGGGAGTTTTAGTGCATTGGAAAAAAATTGTGTCTAACTTCTATTTATTTCGTCCGTGGTCAAAACTTAAAACCATTTGGACAGATGCACATACCGCTTTAGGCATGATTGGATTACCCTTTCAATTCGTTTATGCTGTAACTGGTGCTTTTTTTATGATAAAAGTGCTTTTGGTAGCTCCTAATGTTATGGTCCTTTACGATGGAAATCAAACTAAATTCTATGAAGATTTAGGGTATATACATCCGCATTTTGAGTTTGAAAACAAAAAGCTTCAAAACAATTTTAGTATTCAAAAGTATAGTGAAAAAACTAAAGCCATGTGGGATAATTTTAATGTGGTAGAGATTCACATTTTCAACTACAACGATGCTAACATGCATGTGTTAGTTAACGGTCATTTAGGTTATAATTCTAAATTTAACGGTGGCGGTGAAGCTATTTATAAAGTAAGTACTGGAGAGCTTGTTTCTAAAAAAGATCCTACACAAAAAACATCGTATTTAGAAGGAGTTAAAAACGTATTGTACAGAATTCATTATGGAGATTATGGCGGTTATGCTTTAAAATTTATAAGTTTCTTACTTGGTCTAATTTCATGTTTTGTTATCATTTCTGGAGTTATGATTTGGCTAACAGCAAGGGACAAAAAAAACATTCCTGAAAAGAAAAGACGTTTTAATGAAGGTGTGGTAAGGATTTATTTAGCTATTTGTTTAAGCATGTACCCTATTACAGCAGCTTCATTTATTGCTGTAAAGGTTTTTCAACCAGCAAATCAATCCTTTGTCTACAACTTTTATTTTATTGGGTGGTTATTGTTAACTGTTTTATTCATTTTGAAAAAAGACAATTACTTCACTAATAAAATGTGCTTAGTGTTAGGGAGTGTATTTGGGTTTTTAATTCCAATCACAAATGGATTAACAACAGGAAATTGGATTTGGAAATCTTTTCTAAATCAAGAAACACAATTGTTTTTTGTTGATGCGTTTTGGATAGTTTTAGCATCGTTAACATTATATGTTTCCTTTAAATTGAAGAAAAATGAGCAAAAGCCTTAA
- a CDS encoding DUF1801 domain-containing protein gives MKPVDEYFLNQKEPYQSIMLYVRSVILKTLPEAEERYSYKIPFYNIGKKPLLYLNILKGKDYVDVAFVQGILLENDFSVLKNDNKRKQVRSIQLKTLEDLDQENFIKLLHKASELLSKSKKAWFI, from the coding sequence ATGAAACCCGTTGACGAATATTTTTTAAATCAAAAAGAACCATATCAATCTATAATGCTTTATGTGCGTAGTGTTATTTTAAAGACGCTACCCGAAGCAGAAGAACGATATAGTTACAAAATACCTTTTTATAATATTGGTAAAAAACCTCTGTTGTATTTAAATATTTTAAAAGGAAAAGATTATGTTGATGTTGCTTTTGTACAAGGTATTCTTTTAGAAAATGATTTTTCGGTTCTTAAAAATGATAATAAAAGAAAGCAAGTTCGCTCTATTCAACTAAAAACTTTAGAGGATTTAGATCAAGAAAATTTTATTAAACTCTTGCATAAAGCTTCAGAATTATTGAGTAAAAGCAAAAAAGCGTGGTTTATTTAA
- a CDS encoding transcriptional regulator: MSIINNINKAFDHRIRLGIMSVLMVNEFADFNMLKELLDVTDGNLASHTKALEKVEYIKIEKQFIGRKPNTRYFTTKLGRAEFKKHIEALEKLINKQ, encoded by the coding sequence ATGAGTATAATAAACAACATAAATAAAGCATTCGATCATCGTATTAGACTAGGCATTATGTCTGTATTAATGGTAAACGAATTTGCCGATTTTAATATGCTTAAAGAATTGTTAGATGTTACCGATGGTAATTTAGCAAGCCATACTAAGGCACTAGAAAAAGTAGAATATATTAAAATCGAAAAACAATTTATAGGTAGAAAACCAAACACCCGCTACTTTACTACCAAACTAGGTAGAGCAGAATTTAAAAAACATATAGAAGCACTCGAAAAATTAATTAATAAACAATAA